The proteins below are encoded in one region of Elusimicrobiales bacterium:
- a CDS encoding M48 family metallopeptidase yields MADTKTTISEIQLFIEDLKKDMPEIFSQRQNQPALPFVKKLLFRGELYDISPADAKDSLSGVILENGQARITCDFAKVHPKNALETWLKAQAEAIIAERAAFWGGQMSLSFSRVCVKDQKTLWGSCSGRGNLNFSWRLIKAPPAVLDYLIIHELAHLVHMNHGDEYWNYVAQWHPDHKACRRWLNDHKNELMSDIEVDKIDSPQQAAPQPPAGGGPSAESA; encoded by the coding sequence ATGGCTGACACGAAAACAACCATAAGCGAAATTCAGCTTTTCATAGAAGACCTTAAAAAGGACATGCCGGAGATTTTCTCGCAGCGGCAGAATCAGCCGGCGCTGCCTTTTGTGAAAAAACTGCTTTTCAGGGGCGAGCTTTACGACATATCGCCAGCCGACGCGAAAGATTCCTTGTCCGGCGTCATTCTTGAAAACGGGCAGGCCCGCATAACCTGCGATTTCGCCAAGGTCCATCCCAAAAACGCGCTGGAAACCTGGCTGAAAGCCCAGGCCGAGGCGATTATCGCCGAGCGGGCCGCTTTCTGGGGCGGGCAGATGAGCCTTTCCTTTTCCCGGGTCTGCGTCAAAGACCAGAAGACGCTGTGGGGCAGCTGCTCCGGCAGGGGGAACCTGAATTTCTCGTGGCGGCTTATAAAAGCGCCGCCGGCAGTGCTAGATTATCTGATTATTCACGAGCTGGCGCATCTGGTTCACATGAATCACGGGGACGAATACTGGAATTACGTCGCCCAGTGGCATCCGGACCACAAAGCCTGCCGCCGCTGGCTAAACGACCACAAAAACGAGCTTATGTCGGACATAGAGGTTGACAAAATTGATTCCCCACAACAAGCAGCCCCGCAGCCGCCCGCCGGCGGCGGGCCGTCCGCGGAATCCGCATAA
- a CDS encoding cyclic 2,3-diphosphoglycerate synthase — protein sequence MQKTARKKVIIMGAAGRDFHNFNVYYRENPEYEVVAFTAFQIPNIAGRKYPAKLAGSLYPEGIPIYREEELRGLIAKHDVKDVDFAYSDVNFADVMRKASLVVSCNANFRLLGAEQTMIKSAKPVIAVCAVRTGCGKSQTSRYIAGALKAMGKKVVVIRHPMPYGDLEKQICQRFASIEDMEKHGCTIEEMEEYEPHIREGHIVYAGVDYGEILKQAEKEADVILWDGGNNDIPFYKPSLHIVVADPLRPGHEELYHPGMTNILMADVVILNKVDTAEPDAVEKVKANVRRLNPRCKIVEAESPVTLSDENVQVKGKRVLVVEDGPTLTHGEMGYGAAYIAARNYHAKEIVDPRPYAIGSIKAVYEKYTHLQHILPAMGYGKDQMRELKETIAAVPCDLVLVGTPIDLARLLDIKKPSARILYSLKERTTPTLKDLVTAVLKQEVLCK from the coding sequence ATGCAAAAAACAGCACGCAAGAAAGTAATTATCATGGGCGCAGCCGGACGTGATTTCCACAACTTCAACGTTTATTACCGCGAAAACCCGGAATACGAGGTGGTGGCCTTCACCGCTTTCCAGATTCCCAATATCGCCGGCAGGAAATATCCCGCGAAACTGGCGGGCAGCCTCTATCCCGAGGGAATACCGATTTACCGCGAGGAGGAACTGCGCGGACTTATCGCCAAGCACGATGTAAAGGACGTGGACTTCGCCTACAGCGACGTAAACTTCGCGGATGTCATGCGCAAAGCCTCGCTGGTAGTTTCCTGTAACGCGAATTTCCGCCTTCTGGGCGCCGAGCAGACGATGATAAAATCCGCCAAACCCGTCATCGCGGTCTGCGCGGTGCGCACCGGCTGCGGCAAAAGCCAGACTTCCCGATACATCGCCGGCGCGCTTAAAGCGATGGGCAAGAAGGTTGTGGTCATCCGCCACCCCATGCCTTACGGCGACCTGGAAAAGCAGATATGCCAGCGTTTCGCCTCCATAGAGGACATGGAAAAGCACGGCTGCACCATTGAAGAGATGGAGGAGTACGAGCCGCATATACGCGAAGGCCACATAGTCTACGCCGGCGTTGATTACGGCGAAATTCTCAAACAGGCCGAAAAAGAGGCTGATGTTATTTTGTGGGACGGCGGCAACAACGACATTCCCTTCTACAAGCCCAGCCTGCATATCGTTGTGGCAGATCCGCTGCGCCCCGGCCACGAGGAACTTTACCACCCCGGCATGACCAATATCCTGATGGCCGACGTGGTCATTCTCAACAAGGTTGACACCGCCGAGCCGGATGCCGTGGAAAAAGTAAAGGCCAATGTGCGCAGGCTTAACCCGCGCTGCAAAATCGTGGAGGCCGAATCCCCCGTAACGCTTTCCGACGAAAATGTGCAGGTCAAGGGCAAGCGCGTCCTGGTGGTGGAGGACGGCCCCACCCTTACACATGGCGAGATGGGCTACGGCGCTGCCTATATTGCGGCGCGCAACTACCACGCCAAGGAGATTGTGGACCCGCGCCCCTACGCCATCGGCTCCATAAAAGCCGTCTACGAAAAGTACACACATCTTCAGCACATCCTGCCCGCGATGGGCTACGGCAAGGATCAGATGCGCGAGCTTAAAGAGACAATCGCCGCCGTGCCGTGCGACCTGGTGCTTGTCGGCACGCCGATAGACCTTGCCCGGCTGCTGGATATCAAGAAACCCTCGGCGCGGATACTGTATTCGCTAAAGGAGCGCACCACTCCGACGCTGAAGGATCTTGTGACCGCTGTCCTCAAGCAGGAGGTCCTCTGCAAATAA
- a CDS encoding MltA domain-containing protein → MKTLAAAIFCLCFAGACALAEPPAVLSRNFSSIPPQILEVPIPPEPDAIKPQCPRLPPGDRAYPDNASQPLRGVSPVSPSEMPDFADDMERAGFLSAVRANLEYWREKPDSFSIKLGGKTYGAPLLRRSAARLIELFSSGKTLDEIRKTVGAEFTAYKSVADDGSNHITITGYYEADIPVAASSDSAHTHALYLRPPDLVRESPAPGFDYGMKKPDGSLAKYHSREQIENGALAGKGLEFAWSAHPAEIMLLQIQGSGFARFPDGSALRLGFDGANGWPYKSVQRILMDCGEIPAMSFADFIKYMTSMDNGRETRIINLNPRYIFFRVMPAGEEPHGAIDRPLTAGRSVAIDPEVIPLGLAGMISSTRPVADDSGKITSFRQFSRFIATQDTGSAIRGPGRLDLFWGSGKKAAAEASGMKASGDLYLFVLKK, encoded by the coding sequence ATGAAAACACTTGCGGCGGCGATATTCTGCCTGTGCTTTGCCGGGGCCTGCGCCCTGGCGGAGCCGCCCGCAGTGCTAAGCAGGAACTTTTCCTCCATACCGCCGCAGATTCTGGAAGTCCCCATTCCGCCTGAACCGGACGCAATCAAACCGCAGTGCCCGCGCCTGCCGCCGGGCGACCGCGCATATCCAGATAACGCATCGCAACCCTTAAGGGGCGTTTCCCCGGTGTCCCCTTCCGAAATGCCGGATTTCGCCGACGACATGGAAAGGGCCGGTTTCCTCTCCGCGGTGCGCGCCAATCTGGAATACTGGCGCGAGAAACCGGATTCATTCTCCATAAAACTTGGCGGAAAAACATACGGGGCCCCGCTGCTGCGCCGCTCCGCCGCCAGGCTTATAGAGCTTTTTTCATCCGGCAAAACGCTTGACGAAATACGCAAAACCGTCGGCGCGGAATTTACCGCCTACAAATCCGTGGCGGACGACGGCAGCAACCACATAACAATCACCGGCTATTACGAGGCGGACATCCCGGTTGCCGCGTCCTCTGATTCCGCGCATACCCATGCGCTCTATCTCAGACCGCCGGACCTGGTAAGGGAAAGCCCCGCCCCCGGTTTTGACTACGGGATGAAAAAACCGGACGGCTCTCTTGCCAAATACCATTCCCGCGAGCAGATTGAAAACGGCGCGCTTGCAGGCAAAGGGCTGGAGTTCGCGTGGTCAGCCCACCCGGCGGAGATTATGCTTTTGCAGATACAGGGCTCCGGCTTTGCGCGTTTCCCCGACGGCTCCGCGTTGCGGCTGGGTTTTGACGGCGCCAACGGCTGGCCGTATAAAAGCGTTCAGCGCATTCTTATGGATTGCGGCGAAATCCCGGCCATGTCTTTTGCCGATTTCATCAAATACATGACGTCCATGGACAACGGCAGGGAGACGCGCATCATAAACCTCAATCCGCGCTACATATTTTTCCGCGTCATGCCCGCCGGGGAGGAGCCGCACGGCGCCATAGACCGGCCTCTCACCGCCGGCAGGTCCGTGGCGATTGACCCGGAGGTAATTCCGCTGGGGCTTGCCGGCATGATAAGCTCCACCCGTCCCGTTGCCGACGACAGCGGCAAAATAACCTCTTTCCGGCAGTTCAGCCGTTTCATAGCGACGCAGGACACCGGCTCTGCCATACGCGGCCCCGGCAGGCTGGATTTGTTCTGGGGTTCCGGCAAAAAAGCCGCCGCCGAAGCCAGCGGCATGAAAGCCTCCGGCGACCTCTACCTCTTCGTCCTCAAAAAATAA
- a CDS encoding phosphoglycerate kinase: MTSTLKIAKLKDADIKGKNVVVRVDYNVPIKDGKVESDKRITATVPTVKYLLENGCRVTLLAHLGRPKGKAAPEFSLAPVAPVVEKLMGAKVHFGKDCVGAEAQAAVNAAQKGEIALLENLRFHPQEEKNDEAFAKELASYGEFFVQDAFGTVHRAHASTSAIAKFLPGCIGFLVEKELEYLDRAIRNPQRPFLAIIGGAKVSDKILVLNNLLNVVDMLMIGGGMAYTFLQAQNVSTGRSLVEPDRVGEAKDIIAKAYSRHVECLLPADHVIAQEPQGNVTAQVTQAMSIPEGWMGLDIGPRTVTLFCEHIRKAKTIFWNGPMGVFEIPTFANGSAAVAKAMAEATKNGATTIIGGGDSLSVLKKTGMKTTAFTHCSTGGGASMEFLEGKELPGLAALSRRN; the protein is encoded by the coding sequence ATGACCAGCACACTTAAAATAGCCAAGCTTAAAGACGCCGACATAAAAGGCAAAAACGTAGTCGTCCGCGTTGACTACAATGTGCCGATAAAAGACGGCAAGGTGGAAAGCGACAAGCGCATCACCGCCACCGTGCCGACGGTGAAATACCTGCTGGAAAACGGCTGCCGCGTAACCCTGCTTGCCCACCTGGGCAGGCCCAAGGGCAAAGCCGCGCCGGAGTTCAGCCTTGCCCCCGTGGCGCCGGTGGTGGAAAAGCTGATGGGCGCGAAAGTCCATTTCGGCAAGGACTGCGTGGGCGCGGAAGCCCAAGCCGCCGTCAACGCCGCGCAAAAAGGCGAAATCGCGCTGCTGGAAAACCTCCGCTTCCATCCGCAGGAGGAGAAAAACGACGAGGCTTTCGCCAAAGAGCTTGCCTCTTACGGCGAGTTTTTCGTGCAGGACGCCTTCGGCACCGTCCACCGGGCGCATGCCTCCACCTCGGCGATAGCCAAATTCCTGCCCGGCTGCATAGGGTTTCTGGTGGAAAAGGAGTTGGAATACCTTGACCGCGCGATAAGAAATCCGCAGCGGCCTTTTCTGGCCATTATCGGCGGCGCAAAAGTGTCCGACAAAATACTCGTGCTAAACAACCTGCTCAACGTCGTGGACATGCTGATGATAGGCGGCGGCATGGCCTACACCTTCCTGCAGGCGCAAAATGTCTCCACCGGCCGCTCGCTTGTGGAGCCGGACCGCGTCGGCGAAGCCAAAGACATCATAGCCAAGGCCTACAGCCGCCATGTGGAATGCCTGCTGCCGGCGGACCATGTGATAGCGCAGGAGCCGCAGGGCAATGTTACGGCGCAGGTTACCCAGGCCATGTCCATACCGGAAGGCTGGATGGGGCTTGATATCGGCCCGCGCACCGTAACCCTGTTCTGCGAGCATATACGCAAGGCCAAGACCATATTCTGGAACGGCCCGATGGGCGTATTTGAAATTCCCACCTTCGCCAACGGCAGCGCGGCGGTCGCCAAGGCGATGGCGGAGGCCACAAAAAACGGCGCCACCACCATAATCGGCGGCGGCGACAGCCTGTCCGTGCTCAAAAAGACGGGCATGAAGACCACCGCCTTCACCCACTGTTCCACAGGCGGCGGAGCCAGCATGGAGTTTCTGGAAGGCAAGGAACTCCCCGGGCTTGCCGCGCTGTCAAGGAGGAACTGA
- a CDS encoding NYN domain-containing protein, whose translation MKKVWMYIDGFNFYYSIKNNKQVPIGLGWCNFRKLAEKYFLEEGEHLAWIKYYTALVNPYTELNSQEVANQKIWLDAVRSVDRLIVIPGYFEKHAGKMRQEKLTDTRLAVDMLADTMDLHAYDKAILLSGDFDFSVAVEAVMGKGRRNVDIWVPPGQSFQRWQSFVRDITRKEKIHKVRCNAITEDMLANSRLPDTDCPEYWQLPQEFTSAETNDEGIDPEFYE comes from the coding sequence ATGAAAAAAGTCTGGATGTATATTGATGGATTCAATTTCTATTACTCCATAAAAAATAATAAGCAAGTTCCTATTGGCTTAGGTTGGTGTAATTTTCGGAAGCTTGCAGAAAAATATTTTTTGGAAGAAGGGGAACATCTCGCTTGGATTAAATATTATACTGCCCTTGTAAATCCTTACACTGAACTAAATAGTCAGGAAGTTGCTAATCAGAAAATATGGCTAGATGCCGTGCGCTCGGTAGATAGGTTGATAGTAATCCCTGGATATTTCGAAAAACATGCGGGCAAAATGCGCCAAGAAAAATTAACAGATACCCGTTTGGCTGTTGATATGCTAGCAGACACGATGGATTTACATGCATATGATAAAGCGATTCTCCTCAGTGGAGATTTTGATTTTTCTGTAGCAGTCGAAGCTGTGATGGGCAAAGGACGCCGGAATGTTGATATTTGGGTTCCTCCGGGACAGTCTTTTCAAAGATGGCAGAGTTTTGTTCGCGATATTACACGGAAAGAAAAAATCCACAAGGTCCGGTGCAATGCAATTACTGAGGATATGTTAGCGAATAGTCGCTTGCCGGATACCGATTGCCCTGAATACTGGCAATTACCACAGGAATTCACTAGCGCAGAAACAAATGATGAGGGGATTGACCCTGAATTTTATGAATGA
- a CDS encoding MgtC/SapB family protein, which produces MLISWNMDFSWLFASSSILFKLGVSTALGGIIGLEREFHEKPAGFRTNIIICLGATVFTIASLAIGAKYNQDPGRIAAQVVTGVGFLGAGAIMRDGNRISGLTTAAGIWLVSAIGMAVGYGYYLLAVATVGLTILAQIYFIRLEGFFRKFLRFQTVSLKCAANWDTLHDCERRMTEAGVRIESCKVKKEGGSFDVDYRISGTSQDIDKALACMMDIREITDLEY; this is translated from the coding sequence ATGCTAATCTCATGGAATATGGATTTTTCCTGGCTATTCGCTTCATCCTCCATTCTGTTCAAGCTGGGGGTTTCAACGGCATTGGGCGGCATAATCGGCCTTGAGCGCGAATTTCATGAAAAGCCCGCCGGTTTCCGCACCAATATAATAATCTGCCTGGGCGCGACGGTGTTTACCATAGCCTCGCTGGCGATAGGCGCCAAATACAATCAGGATCCGGGACGCATAGCCGCGCAGGTGGTAACGGGCGTTGGCTTTCTGGGCGCGGGCGCAATAATGCGAGACGGCAACAGGATATCCGGCCTTACCACCGCAGCGGGAATCTGGCTGGTTTCGGCTATCGGCATGGCGGTGGGGTACGGGTATTATCTGCTGGCCGTGGCCACGGTGGGGCTGACCATTCTGGCTCAGATATATTTCATCCGGCTGGAAGGTTTTTTCCGCAAATTCCTGAGGTTTCAGACGGTCTCGCTTAAATGCGCCGCCAACTGGGACACGTTGCATGACTGCGAACGGCGCATGACGGAAGCCGGCGTCAGGATAGAAAGCTGCAAGGTCAAGAAAGAGGGCGGCAGCTTCGACGTGGACTACCGCATTTCCGGCACGAGCCAGGATATAGACAAAGCCCTTGCCTGCATGATGGACATAAGGGAAATCACGGACCTGGAATACTAG
- a CDS encoding amino acid permease produces the protein MSIFRTKSVDRILAECHDGPHLKRALGALDITLIGIGAVIGAGIFTMVGEAATGAASGHPAGPALMLSFLITAIACGFTALCYAEFAAMVPIAGSAYTYAYATLGELAAWIIGWDLIIEYAIGNVAVAISWSGYFNDLLLNVFGVGFPLWLRTDYRSFIHNGLDLSSVPHVLGVPVIFNLPAVLVVLAITALLVRGVRESASFNGVMVGIKLLVLAIFIAFGFYYFDPKNWVPFAPGGWKGIQAGAAIAFFAYIGFDAVSTVSEETRDPKRDMPIGIIGSLAICTLIYILVTAALTGMMPFDAIRAKAAEPLLVGLEYHHASRWLITLVALGSVVATTAVLLVFQLGQPRIFFAMSRDGLLPPVFERVHPVYRTPHITTIWTGVAVAALSAFCNIEEMANLCNIGTLFAFILVCAGIIVLRIKDPARPRPFRAPGGFATPILGILFCVYLMAGLGGTTWLRFVLWLIIGLAIYFLYGRKRSVVGAAQ, from the coding sequence ATGAGCATATTCCGGACCAAATCCGTGGACAGGATACTTGCCGAGTGTCATGACGGGCCGCATCTCAAGCGCGCGCTGGGCGCGCTGGACATCACCCTGATAGGCATAGGCGCGGTAATCGGCGCGGGAATTTTCACCATGGTGGGCGAGGCGGCCACCGGCGCGGCAAGCGGCCATCCGGCGGGGCCGGCGCTGATGCTGTCTTTTCTGATAACAGCTATCGCCTGCGGTTTCACCGCGCTCTGCTATGCGGAATTTGCGGCGATGGTGCCCATCGCCGGCAGCGCCTACACCTACGCCTACGCCACTCTGGGCGAGTTGGCGGCCTGGATTATCGGCTGGGATTTGATTATTGAATACGCCATAGGAAACGTAGCCGTCGCCATAAGCTGGTCCGGGTATTTCAACGATTTGCTGCTGAATGTCTTCGGCGTCGGATTCCCGCTCTGGCTGAGGACGGATTACCGCAGCTTCATTCATAACGGGCTGGATTTGTCCTCGGTTCCGCATGTGCTGGGCGTGCCGGTCATATTCAACCTGCCGGCGGTGCTGGTGGTGCTGGCTATCACCGCGCTGCTGGTGCGCGGCGTGCGGGAAAGCGCGTCTTTCAACGGCGTGATGGTCGGCATAAAACTTCTGGTGCTGGCGATATTTATAGCCTTCGGTTTTTATTACTTTGACCCCAAAAACTGGGTTCCGTTCGCGCCCGGCGGCTGGAAGGGGATACAGGCCGGCGCAGCCATCGCATTTTTCGCCTATATAGGTTTTGATGCGGTTTCCACCGTCTCGGAAGAAACGCGCGACCCCAAACGCGATATGCCCATAGGAATTATCGGCTCCCTTGCAATCTGCACGCTGATATATATTCTGGTTACCGCCGCGCTTACCGGCATGATGCCCTTTGACGCCATCCGCGCCAAAGCGGCGGAGCCGCTGCTTGTGGGGCTGGAATACCATCACGCCAGCCGGTGGCTGATAACGTTGGTGGCTTTAGGCTCGGTGGTGGCGACGACGGCGGTGCTGCTGGTGTTCCAGCTCGGCCAGCCGAGGATATTTTTCGCCATGAGCCGCGACGGGCTGCTGCCGCCGGTATTTGAGCGCGTGCATCCCGTGTACAGGACGCCGCATATAACCACCATATGGACCGGCGTCGCCGTGGCCGCGCTGTCGGCCTTCTGCAATATAGAGGAGATGGCGAATTTGTGCAATATCGGCACGTTGTTCGCGTTCATACTGGTCTGCGCGGGAATTATCGTGCTGCGAATCAAGGACCCCGCAAGGCCGCGCCCGTTCCGCGCGCCTGGCGGTTTTGCCACGCCCATACTGGGAATACTTTTCTGCGTTTATCTGATGGCCGGACTTGGCGGGACGACATGGCTGCGCTTTGTGCTCTGGCTGATTATCGGACTGGCGATATACTTCCTGTACGGCAGAAAACGCAGCGTGGTCGGCGCGGCTCAATAG
- the rlmD gene encoding 23S rRNA (uracil(1939)-C(5))-methyltransferase RlmD encodes MRSFGPPPRKEKTEETLKITGFDAQGFGVAGTGADRPALPYCTPGDLVRAAVSVSGRYSVSEILHAGPGRTAPKCPLFFKPGAKRWCGGCDFQHLGYDAQLKAKSAVAAACLGNAGLRVGLESPLPSPLHWRYRNKMQLPFAKFGGQVRAGFFHPGTHELVDCPDCAVQSESAVKIALEVKAMAAHSGWSVYNEDEHTGWLRHILIRTNSRGEAMISFVGNGEPRFNLTAAAQKLAYRLPQIKSVYLNIQMEQTSVVLGRHWEKLLGETQLEEKICGRRFLFYPGSFLQVNTAAAQELYKTAAQFLAQGARAAELYDLYCGIGVIGLSVGAGFKRLTGIEENAGAAACAWKNARLNNIPNARFIAAKAEDFFSKGAAFSNSAAVIMDPPRTGCSPKLLTALNNTLVKKIVYISCNPETFARDAKLLTRSSFELKRVKPADLFPQTAQVELVAFFERRNR; translated from the coding sequence ATGCGGTCGTTTGGTCCGCCGCCCCGTAAAGAGAAAACAGAGGAAACCCTCAAAATCACGGGTTTTGACGCGCAGGGATTTGGCGTCGCCGGAACCGGGGCGGACCGGCCCGCGCTGCCTTATTGCACGCCGGGGGATTTGGTTCGCGCCGCAGTGTCCGTGTCCGGCAGGTATTCCGTTTCCGAAATCCTGCACGCCGGGCCGGGCCGGACCGCGCCGAAATGCCCGCTTTTTTTCAAGCCGGGGGCCAAACGCTGGTGCGGCGGCTGCGATTTCCAGCATCTGGGCTATGACGCGCAGCTTAAAGCCAAAAGCGCCGTCGCGGCGGCCTGCCTTGGCAATGCGGGGCTGCGGGTTGGGCTGGAATCCCCGCTCCCCTCGCCGCTGCACTGGCGCTACCGCAACAAAATGCAGCTGCCTTTCGCCAAATTCGGCGGGCAAGTCCGCGCCGGTTTTTTCCACCCCGGAACGCATGAGCTAGTAGACTGTCCGGACTGCGCCGTCCAGTCCGAAAGCGCCGTCAAAATCGCGCTTGAGGTCAAGGCAATGGCCGCGCATTCCGGCTGGAGCGTTTATAACGAGGACGAGCATACCGGCTGGCTGCGCCACATCTTAATCAGGACGAATTCGCGCGGGGAGGCGATGATATCTTTCGTCGGCAACGGCGAGCCGCGCTTTAATCTCACAGCCGCCGCGCAGAAGCTGGCTTACCGGCTGCCCCAGATAAAAAGCGTTTACCTTAACATCCAGATGGAGCAGACTTCCGTCGTTTTAGGCCGCCACTGGGAAAAACTGCTGGGCGAGACGCAGCTGGAGGAAAAAATCTGCGGCAGGCGGTTTTTGTTCTACCCCGGCTCTTTTCTGCAGGTAAACACTGCGGCGGCGCAGGAACTCTACAAGACGGCGGCGCAATTTCTGGCGCAGGGCGCGCGCGCGGCGGAGCTTTACGATCTGTACTGCGGGATAGGCGTCATCGGCCTGAGCGTCGGCGCGGGGTTCAAGCGGCTGACCGGCATAGAGGAAAACGCCGGCGCGGCGGCCTGCGCGTGGAAAAACGCGCGCCTCAACAACATCCCCAACGCCAGATTTATCGCCGCAAAGGCGGAGGATTTTTTCTCAAAAGGCGCGGCCTTTTCAAACAGCGCCGCCGTCATCATGGACCCGCCGCGGACCGGCTGCTCGCCCAAACTGCTGACCGCGCTTAACAACACGCTGGTCAAAAAGATAGTCTACATCTCCTGCAATCCCGAAACTTTCGCGCGCGACGCCAAACTCCTGACGCGCTCTAGTTTTGAGCTCAAGCGCGTAAAACCCGCCGACCTGTTCCCCCAGACCGCGCAGGTGGAACTGGTCGCGTTTTTTGAACGGAGAAACAGATGA
- the gap gene encoding type I glyceraldehyde-3-phosphate dehydrogenase, which produces MAVKVAVNGFGRIGRLVMRAGMNNKDIEFVAINDLTDPKTLAHLFKYDSTFGVYNGEVKATENALVIDGKTIKVLTSKDPAALPWKDMGAQVVVESTGKFTDPEKAKAHIAAGAKKVIITAPAKGEGAVTICMGINESAYDPKKHDIISNASCTTNCLAPVAKVLHETFGIEAGVMTTIHSYTNDQPVLDFPHKDLRRARAAALSMIPTSTGAAKAIGLVIPALKGKLNGIAIRVPTPNVSLVDLAVNLSKAATKEEINAAMKKAAEGPMGKYFLYNEAPLVSKDFNGEAHSSIFDSTLTDVIGGKLAKVFAWYDNEWGYSCRVIDIAAFIAAKGF; this is translated from the coding sequence ATGGCTGTCAAAGTAGCTGTAAACGGTTTCGGGCGCATAGGCAGGCTCGTGATGCGGGCCGGCATGAATAACAAGGATATAGAGTTCGTCGCCATTAACGATCTGACGGACCCCAAAACACTGGCGCATTTGTTCAAATATGATTCCACATTCGGCGTCTATAACGGCGAGGTCAAAGCAACCGAAAACGCCCTTGTCATAGACGGTAAAACCATAAAAGTCCTCACCAGCAAAGACCCCGCCGCGCTGCCCTGGAAGGACATGGGCGCGCAGGTCGTGGTGGAATCCACCGGCAAATTCACCGACCCGGAAAAGGCGAAGGCGCATATCGCCGCGGGCGCGAAAAAAGTCATCATCACCGCCCCGGCAAAGGGCGAGGGCGCCGTTACCATCTGCATGGGCATCAACGAGAGCGCCTACGACCCCAAAAAGCACGACATCATCTCCAACGCTTCCTGCACGACGAACTGTCTGGCCCCCGTCGCCAAAGTTCTGCACGAGACTTTCGGCATAGAAGCCGGCGTGATGACCACCATACATTCCTATACCAACGACCAGCCGGTGCTGGATTTCCCGCACAAGGATCTGCGCCGCGCCCGCGCCGCCGCGCTGTCCATGATACCCACCTCCACCGGCGCCGCCAAGGCGATAGGCCTTGTCATCCCCGCGCTTAAGGGCAAGCTCAACGGCATAGCCATTCGCGTGCCCACACCCAACGTATCGCTGGTGGACCTGGCGGTCAACCTTTCCAAGGCGGCCACCAAAGAGGAAATCAACGCCGCGATGAAAAAGGCCGCCGAAGGCCCGATGGGCAAGTACTTCCTCTACAACGAGGCGCCGCTTGTCTCCAAGGATTTCAACGGCGAGGCGCACAGCAGCATATTCGACTCCACGCTTACCGACGTCATCGGCGGAAAGCTGGCCAAGGTGTTTGCATGGTATGACAACGAGTGGGGGTATTCCTGCCGCGTCATAGACATTGCCGCCTTCATCGCCGCGAAAGGATTCTAA